From one Bacillota bacterium genomic stretch:
- a CDS encoding sodium:alanine symporter family protein: MVLIEKISDTLNAALWGPFMLAVIFAVSLYFTVGCNFFQFHIWFVIKNTIGTLFKTKNKNSISPFSALTTALSGSVGIGNIVGVTTAISLGGAGAIFWMWVSAVLGMIVKYAEIVLAMLYRFKDKDGNYKGGAVYYIKNGVGIKPLAYFYAVMGLLVSFGMGNMVQANAMACAAKTSFKIPQAVTGIVFAIIIAVIMSGGIKRIFSITSFIIPVMSFLFIAASLAVILFNLPALPKVIYEIFRSAFDIHSIAGGAAGAGMYQAIKLGCARGIFSNEAGLGTSSPSHAASPEKSAVKQGLWGMMEVFIDTIVLCSFTAFSVLCSGADKKDLNGVDTAIYAYRSVLGPFGEYFITFSLIVFAFSTIIAWSFYGESYWHFLFGSSKIVYYRIFFGVFLMIGSVFGLNLVWKLSDAFNGLIIIPNLIGILALSGEVVNETKHYFKMNIH, encoded by the coding sequence ATGGTTTTGATAGAGAAAATTTCAGATACGCTGAATGCTGCCCTTTGGGGACCTTTTATGCTGGCTGTAATTTTTGCAGTAAGCTTATATTTTACTGTTGGCTGCAATTTTTTTCAGTTTCACATTTGGTTTGTAATCAAAAATACGATCGGCACATTATTCAAAACAAAAAATAAAAATAGTATATCACCGTTTTCTGCACTAACTACAGCTCTTTCAGGCTCTGTCGGCATAGGAAATATTGTTGGCGTCACAACTGCCATTTCGTTAGGCGGAGCGGGCGCAATTTTTTGGATGTGGGTCAGCGCAGTATTGGGAATGATCGTAAAGTATGCTGAAATAGTGCTTGCCATGCTATACAGATTCAAGGACAAAGACGGAAATTACAAAGGCGGTGCAGTTTATTATATTAAAAATGGCGTTGGTATAAAACCTTTGGCATATTTCTATGCCGTCATGGGGCTTCTTGTATCATTTGGAATGGGGAATATGGTACAGGCGAACGCAATGGCATGCGCCGCAAAAACATCTTTTAAGATCCCGCAGGCTGTTACAGGCATTGTGTTTGCCATTATAATTGCAGTAATAATGTCAGGCGGAATAAAACGTATCTTTTCAATAACTTCTTTTATTATTCCGGTAATGTCATTTCTTTTTATTGCAGCATCGCTTGCAGTTATATTATTTAACCTGCCGGCACTCCCGAAAGTAATATACGAAATATTTCGCAGTGCCTTTGATATTCATTCAATAGCTGGCGGTGCGGCTGGAGCCGGCATGTATCAGGCCATAAAACTAGGGTGTGCAAGGGGTATCTTTTCAAACGAAGCTGGACTTGGAACATCTTCTCCTTCACACGCAGCGTCACCCGAGAAAAGCGCCGTTAAACAAGGTCTGTGGGGTATGATGGAGGTATTTATAGATACTATCGTACTATGTTCATTTACCGCATTTTCCGTTTTATGCAGCGGTGCTGATAAAAAAGATCTTAATGGTGTCGACACCGCTATTTATGCCTATCGCTCAGTCCTAGGGCCATTCGGAGAGTATTTTATAACTTTTTCCCTGATAGTATTTGCTTTCTCAACTATCATTGCCTGGAGCTTTTACGGGGAAAGTTACTGGCACTTTTTATTTGGATCTTCGAAAATCGTTTACTATAGAATATTTTTTGGAGTTTTCCTTATGATCGGCTCAGTTTTCGGACTTAATTTGGTTTGGAAACTTAGCGATGCTTTTAATGGACTAATCATTATTCCAAACCTGATAGGTATTTTGGCGCTTTCCGGTGAAGTTGTTAATGAAACAAAACATTACTTTAAAATGAACATACACTAA
- the recJ gene encoding single-stranded-DNA-specific exonuclease RecJ, which produces MKEKNWIIRKQGDECVHQLCSALAVSPIIARLLINRGFDTVSAAKDFLSKSIDQLYDPFLLPDMDKTVNRISKALSDNELITIYGDYDVDGVTSTTILFQYLKANGGRVSYYIPDRVEEGYGVNSSAVEMIAKTGCTLLITVDSGITAVEEMRYAASLGMDVIITDHHECTGEMPQAVAVIDPKRPDSEYPFKHLAGVGVVFKLLCALAGRDKLFEIVEEYSELTALGTTADVMPLNGENRILVSLGLKRLEHTKNLGLKALISLAGIEKKKVTTSVISYSIAPRINAVGRVGCARQAVELLLADSTESAMQAAQVLCSANVLRQEEENKLLAEAYKQLQQDEAILKNKIIILVGETWHHGIIGIAASRINERYGLPAILITFDGEMGKGSCRSSKSPFNIYGALELQRNYFEKFGGHASAAGFSIRRENIDPFKKALTEYVNKTITQQDLTPCIDVDCEVLFSDISLKTIKEISLLEPYGTENPTPIFLVKGVKISEVMPLSNDKHTRLTLSHDNLNVNAFCFGTPASSFPFFVGDRVDIVFNLDTNVYRGETTPQVTVRDIKLCEEERLILEKYFDLLKCYENHLPIDQKDLADILPDREDFLSVHRYIRRNKEPRTLEAMARRIAYTTEDTFNICKLKICIDVFCEMGLIQSEKIEEQGQVLYRLSILPTVDKKNLNNSTILIGLKKMRAGR; this is translated from the coding sequence ATGAAAGAGAAAAATTGGATAATCAGAAAGCAAGGCGATGAATGTGTTCATCAGCTTTGCTCTGCACTTGCGGTATCTCCTATAATTGCCAGACTTTTAATAAACAGAGGCTTTGATACAGTGAGCGCAGCAAAGGACTTTTTAAGTAAGTCTATTGATCAGCTGTATGATCCATTTTTACTTCCTGACATGGATAAGACCGTAAATAGGATTAGTAAAGCTCTAAGCGATAATGAGCTTATAACAATTTACGGTGACTACGATGTTGACGGGGTGACGTCAACAACTATTCTTTTTCAGTATTTAAAGGCAAATGGCGGAAGAGTATCATACTACATACCGGATCGGGTTGAAGAAGGGTATGGCGTTAACAGCAGTGCTGTTGAAATGATAGCTAAGACGGGGTGTACACTGCTGATTACTGTTGATTCCGGTATTACGGCAGTCGAGGAAATGCGCTATGCCGCATCTCTCGGCATGGATGTGATAATTACTGACCACCATGAGTGTACGGGAGAAATGCCGCAGGCTGTTGCGGTTATCGATCCCAAAAGGCCTGACAGTGAATATCCATTTAAACATCTCGCAGGTGTTGGCGTTGTTTTTAAACTTTTATGCGCACTGGCAGGCAGAGATAAGCTTTTTGAAATAGTAGAAGAGTATTCTGAGTTGACCGCTCTAGGTACTACCGCTGATGTAATGCCTTTAAATGGCGAAAACCGCATACTTGTATCACTGGGGCTGAAAAGGCTTGAGCATACTAAAAATCTTGGACTGAAAGCACTCATTTCACTTGCAGGCATAGAAAAAAAGAAGGTAACAACGTCTGTTATAAGCTATTCAATAGCGCCAAGAATAAATGCAGTAGGCAGGGTAGGGTGTGCCCGTCAGGCTGTGGAACTGCTTCTTGCTGATTCTACCGAGTCCGCAATGCAGGCGGCACAGGTACTTTGTAGTGCAAATGTTCTTCGACAAGAAGAAGAGAATAAGCTGCTTGCTGAAGCATATAAGCAGTTGCAGCAGGATGAAGCTATTCTAAAAAATAAGATAATAATTCTAGTTGGAGAAACATGGCATCATGGCATTATCGGGATCGCAGCATCGCGTATTAACGAACGATACGGGCTGCCTGCCATTCTGATCACATTTGACGGAGAAATGGGCAAAGGGTCTTGCCGCAGCAGTAAATCGCCGTTCAATATCTACGGCGCGCTTGAACTTCAGCGTAATTATTTTGAAAAGTTCGGCGGGCACGCGTCTGCTGCTGGCTTCTCTATACGCCGTGAAAATATAGATCCTTTTAAAAAGGCCTTAACTGAGTATGTAAATAAAACTATAACCCAACAGGATCTTACACCTTGTATAGATGTCGACTGCGAAGTCTTATTTTCGGATATAAGTTTAAAAACGATCAAAGAAATATCACTGTTAGAGCCGTATGGAACTGAAAATCCAACTCCTATTTTTTTAGTAAAGGGAGTAAAGATTAGTGAAGTTATGCCGCTTTCAAACGATAAGCATACACGGCTTACACTTTCACATGATAATTTAAACGTAAACGCCTTCTGCTTTGGAACACCTGCATCGTCGTTTCCTTTTTTTGTCGGGGACAGGGTAGACATCGTATTTAATCTTGATACCAATGTATATCGGGGAGAGACTACACCCCAGGTTACAGTAAGGGACATAAAGCTTTGCGAAGAGGAACGTTTAATACTTGAAAAATATTTTGATCTTTTGAAATGCTATGAAAATCACCTTCCCATCGATCAAAAAGATCTTGCAGATATTTTACCTGACCGGGAAGATTTTCTTTCTGTTCACCGTTACATAAGACGCAATAAAGAACCAAGAACACTTGAAGCAATGGCAAGAAGGATAGCATATACTACTGAAGACACTTTTAATATTTGCAAACTAAAAATTTGTATCGACGTTTTTTGTGAAATGGGATTGATTCAGTCGGAAAAGATAGAGGAACAGGGTCAGGTGCTTTATAGACTTTCAATCTTGCCAACGGTAGATAAGAAAAATTTAAATAATTCAACTATTTTGATAGGATTAAAGAAGATGCGGGCAGGAAGATAG
- a CDS encoding IS3 family transposase: DLYDNSIVAHKTGTEQTINLVLTIKVAKEKESVTAELQLHSDQGFQYTSNGYFNLTKEYGITPSMSRRGNCYDNAMAENFFGILKTECIYRNKPKTFAEARQIIDDFIFFYNHERIQLKTKLTPLEKRRQFV; the protein is encoded by the coding sequence GTGATCTTTACGATAACAGCATCGTCGCTCACAAAACAGGCACGGAGCAAACGATTAATCTTGTGCTTACAATCAAAGTAGCCAAAGAAAAAGAATCGGTCACCGCAGAGTTACAGCTCCACAGTGACCAAGGGTTTCAATACACTTCGAACGGGTATTTTAACCTAACCAAAGAATACGGCATTACACCATCAATGTCAAGACGCGGAAACTGTTATGACAATGCTATGGCTGAAAATTTCTTTGGTATCCTTAAAACCGAGTGCATTTACAGAAATAAGCCTAAGACATTTGCTGAAGCACGACAGATTATTGATGACTTTATCTTTTTTTACAATCATGAACGAATTCAACTGAAAACAAAACTGACGCCGCTTGAAAAACGACGCCAGTTTGTGTAA
- a CDS encoding bifunctional (p)ppGpp synthetase/guanosine-3',5'-bis(diphosphate) 3'-pyrophosphohydrolase translates to MGQYYDKLKNAVIQSGQSYDIEKITKAYNIAESVHEGQKRSSGEDYISHPVEAAIILITLGLDTDSVCAGLLHDTVEDTELTIDDVKKEFGPDIAELVNGVTKLGRIPYTSKEEEQVENLRKMFLATAKDARVIIIKLSDRLHNMRTLQFVSEDKRRQKALETMEVYAPLAHRLGMQRLKIELEDLALRFLDPIGYAEIEEGLKIKENERKAFLENTMDRIKQHFEEMGSSVQISGRIKHVYSIYRKMYRQNKTIDEIYDLYAVRLIVETITECYNALGIIHDMYKPIPGRFKDYISMPKPNMYQSLHTTVIGKEGIPFELQIRTWDMHRTAEFGIAAHWKYKNNIQKQDGSEGKLEWVRKLLEMQTASVDPDDFMRAFKIDFFADEIFVFTPKGDLVNLPAGATVIDFAYAIHSEVGNKMVGCKVNGKMMPLEYQPKNGDIVEIITTNAGKGPNRDWLSFAKTAEAKSKIKTWFKRERREENIEKGTEDFERELKASGITIAQKQRDEILLQIAKRVGITGVEELFATIGYGGIALTRIMPRFRDEYQKLLSVKKTDEQILANLNTEKETRQNRKDASAVIVEGIDNCLIKYAKCCNPLPGDPIVGFITKGYGVSIHRTDCSNAVNGMQNEESDRWLKCHWANSKNTSFKASLQLSCVQRYGLLADISTTLATMKVFIHAVNAKEGSGSYTDIFLTIDVADTDHLDHIISKLLAISGVLNIKRGVS, encoded by the coding sequence ATGGGTCAATATTATGATAAATTAAAAAACGCTGTCATACAAAGTGGCCAGAGTTATGATATTGAAAAAATCACTAAAGCATATAATATTGCTGAATCTGTGCATGAGGGGCAGAAACGTTCTTCAGGTGAAGATTACATTTCGCATCCTGTTGAAGCGGCAATTATACTTATCACTTTGGGACTCGACACAGACAGCGTCTGTGCCGGCCTTTTGCATGACACCGTAGAAGACACAGAATTAACCATTGATGATGTCAAAAAAGAATTTGGTCCTGACATAGCTGAGCTTGTCAATGGGGTTACAAAGCTTGGACGTATTCCTTATACAAGCAAGGAAGAAGAGCAGGTAGAGAATCTTAGAAAGATGTTCCTTGCAACTGCAAAAGATGCAAGGGTTATTATTATAAAATTATCTGACAGGCTTCATAATATGCGGACGCTTCAGTTCGTCAGCGAGGATAAAAGACGGCAAAAAGCACTTGAAACAATGGAGGTCTATGCTCCCCTTGCACATAGACTAGGTATGCAGCGCTTAAAAATCGAACTGGAAGACTTGGCTTTGCGATTCCTTGATCCGATCGGATATGCTGAAATTGAGGAAGGCCTTAAAATTAAAGAAAACGAACGCAAGGCTTTTCTTGAAAATACGATGGATCGAATCAAGCAACATTTTGAGGAAATGGGCTCAAGTGTTCAGATAAGCGGGCGTATCAAGCATGTTTACAGCATATACAGAAAAATGTACCGGCAGAATAAAACAATAGATGAAATATACGATTTGTATGCAGTTCGTCTTATAGTTGAAACAATTACAGAGTGTTATAATGCGCTCGGGATTATACATGACATGTATAAGCCTATTCCAGGCCGTTTTAAAGACTATATTTCGATGCCAAAACCTAATATGTATCAGTCACTCCATACAACGGTTATAGGTAAGGAAGGCATTCCGTTTGAACTCCAGATTAGAACATGGGACATGCACCGTACGGCTGAGTTCGGTATTGCCGCGCACTGGAAGTATAAGAATAACATTCAAAAACAGGATGGCAGTGAGGGCAAGCTTGAGTGGGTGCGCAAGCTTTTGGAGATGCAGACTGCTTCAGTTGACCCGGACGACTTTATGCGTGCATTTAAAATCGATTTCTTCGCGGATGAGATTTTTGTTTTCACGCCGAAGGGAGATCTTGTCAATCTGCCGGCTGGTGCAACAGTAATAGATTTTGCATATGCAATCCACAGCGAAGTTGGTAATAAAATGGTGGGCTGCAAGGTTAACGGCAAAATGATGCCTCTTGAATATCAGCCAAAAAACGGTGATATTGTAGAAATAATTACTACTAATGCCGGCAAAGGACCTAATCGTGACTGGCTTTCGTTTGCAAAAACCGCAGAGGCAAAAAGTAAAATTAAAACATGGTTTAAACGTGAACGACGCGAAGAAAATATAGAAAAAGGAACCGAAGATTTCGAACGTGAGCTTAAAGCAAGCGGCATTACAATTGCGCAAAAACAGCGCGACGAAATATTGCTTCAGATAGCAAAACGAGTTGGCATCACAGGAGTTGAAGAGCTTTTTGCAACAATTGGTTATGGGGGTATCGCGCTTACAAGGATCATGCCTCGTTTCCGTGACGAATATCAGAAACTATTAAGTGTTAAAAAGACTGATGAACAGATCCTTGCAAACTTAAACACAGAGAAAGAGACCCGCCAGAACAGGAAAGATGCATCCGCTGTTATTGTTGAAGGTATTGATAACTGCCTGATAAAATACGCAAAATGCTGCAATCCGCTTCCAGGCGATCCTATTGTTGGCTTTATTACAAAAGGCTATGGGGTTTCTATTCACAGAACGGATTGCAGTAATGCAGTAAACGGCATGCAGAACGAAGAAAGCGATCGCTGGCTTAAATGCCATTGGGCAAATTCTAAAAATACATCGTTTAAAGCTTCTTTACAGCTGTCATGTGTTCAAAGGTATGGACTTTTGGCAGACATATCCACAACGCTTGCCACAATGAAGGTATTTATCCATGCGGTGAACGCAAAA